A window from Podospora bellae-mahoneyi strain CBS 112042 chromosome 1 map unlocalized CBS112042p_1, whole genome shotgun sequence encodes these proteins:
- the CAP2 gene encoding F-actin-capping protein subunit beta (COG:Z; EggNog:ENOG503NUTC), translated as MASQDPFDCALDLLRRLNPKHTGDHLSNIISLHPDLAEELLSSVDQPLTVQRCKQTGRDYLLCDYNRDGDSYRSPWSNQFDPPLDEAGAGGVGAGGSNEGAGEGAVPGERVRKMEIKANEAFDVYRELYYEGGVSSVYFWNLDDGFAGVVLLKKASPQGDATTSGVWDSIHVFEASERGRTSNYRLTSTVILTLATKGASLGEVDLSGNMTRQVEQDLPVDSDESHIANIGRLVEDMELKMRNLLQEVYFGKAKDVVGDLRSIGSLSQGQKDRETQRELIGSMRR; from the exons ATGGCTTCCCAAGACCCCTTCGACTGTGCACT ggacctcctccgccgcctcaaCCCAAAACACACCGGTGAccacctctccaacatcatctccctccaccccgaccTCGCCGAAGAGCTCCTCTCCTCTGTCGACCAGCCACTTACCGTCCAGCGCTGCAAGCAAACCGGCCGTGACTACCTCCTCTGCGATTACAACCGTGACGGCGACTCTTACCGCTCCCCCTGGTCCAACCAGTTCGACCCCCCCCTCGACGAAGCCGGCGCTGGCGGCGTTGGCGCAGGAGGCAGCAATGAAGGCGCCGGCGAGGGTGCCGTTCCAGGCGAGCGTGTAAGAAAAATGGAAATCAAGGCCAACGAGGCGTTTGATGTCTACAGAGAGCTGTACTACGAGGGGGGGGTGAGCTCGGTTTATTTCTGGAACTTGGATGATGGGTttgctggtgtggtgttgttgaagaagg CCTCCCCACAAGGCGACGCTACCACCTCAGGTGTCTGGGATTCGATCCACGTCTTTGAAGCCTCTGAGCGCGGTCGCACCTCCAACTACcgcctcacctccaccgtcaTCCTTACCCTTGCTACCAAGGGCGCCTCCCTGGGCGAAGTTGACTTGTCCGGCAACATGACGCGCCAGGTGGAGCAGGACCTTCCAGTTGACAGCGACGAGAGCCACATTGCCAACATTGGCCGCCTTGTCGAGGACATGGAGCTCAAGATGAGGAACCTGCTGCAGGAGGTCTACTTTGGCAAGGCGAAGGATGTGGTGGGTGATCTGAGAAGCATTGGCAGCTTG